Within Paenibacillus sabinae T27, the genomic segment CTTACATCGACGCCCTGAATCCTGAACATGTGCTCATCCTGTCGGGAGACCATATTTACCATATGGATTACCGCCAAATGCTGGAGTACCATCAGGATGTAAATGCGGAGGCGACGATTTCCGTTATGGAAGTCCCATGGGAGGAAGCAAGCCGATTCGGCGTCATGAATGTTGACAATGATCTGAAAATCACGGATTTTGTCGAGAAACCAAAGAACCCGCAAAGCAATCTGGCGTCAATGGGCATCTATATGTTCCGCTGGGAGTACCTCAAGACGCACCTGCTTAGAGATGCAGCGAACGAAGCGTCGAGCCATGACTTCGGCAAAGATGTCATTCCGGCCATGCTTCAAAACGACGACGCACTCTTCGCCTACCGTTTCAAGGGCTACTGGCGTGATGTCGGCACCGTCGAAAGCCTGTGGGAAGCCCATATGGATCTGCTTCAAGCAGACAACGGCTGGGATTTCAACCACTCCGGGTGGCCAATGTACAGCAGATCTCATGCGACCAAGCCTTTGTCGGTCAGAGGCAAGGCTCAAGTGTCAGCCGCCGACTGCCTGATCAGCGAGTACGCTTCCGTAGAAGGCACGCTCCAGCGATCGGTTGTCTTCGGAAATGTCGAGATCGGCAGAAACACGCTCATCAAGAACAGCGTCATTATGCCCGGCGCACGAATCGGCAAAAATGCGATCATCGAAAACGCCATAGTCGGCGAAGAGGCGCAGATCAAGGATGGAGCCTTTGTAAAAGGCAGCACCGACATGATTTTCGTCGTCGGACCGCATGAAGTCGTTGCATCCAAACCGGGGATTCGTTCCCAGCCTTCCCGTCTTCTTCAGGAAGTATACGAGAAGACCGGAACCGGCCGACTGCGGGCCGGAGGTCTTTTGTCGTAATCTCTCTTTATAATTAAAAAGGGTTGTTCTGCAGGCGTAAGCCTGTGGAACAACCCTTAATTCATTTCGGCGCTGAAGCAGTACGCGCCGGGCGGCGGACTTAACCGCCAACCCGACCCTGATGAAGGGACCATAAATTATTATAATTGCGGTTTCTTAGCCTTCCATTCCCTGTCCAGCATCGCCATTTCGATCTGATTAACATACCGGTCGCCGAACCGGGCAGCTTCCAGCTGCTCGCCCTCCCTGCGGAATCCCAAGGCTTCATAAGCCCGGACAGCGGGTGTATTAAAATCATAGACGCCGAGCGTCAGCCGATGCAGCTCGAGCCCATCAAAACCGAT encodes:
- a CDS encoding glucose-1-phosphate adenylyltransferase gives rise to the protein MSKKDCIAMLLAGGEGRRLAPLTSSMAKPAVPFGGHYRIIDFPLSNCVNSGIDSVGVLTQYAADSLHNHIGRGEPWGLHTQEKKGITLLPSGTEGRDSYTGTADAIFKNISYIDALNPEHVLILSGDHIYHMDYRQMLEYHQDVNAEATISVMEVPWEEASRFGVMNVDNDLKITDFVEKPKNPQSNLASMGIYMFRWEYLKTHLLRDAANEASSHDFGKDVIPAMLQNDDALFAYRFKGYWRDVGTVESLWEAHMDLLQADNGWDFNHSGWPMYSRSHATKPLSVRGKAQVSAADCLISEYASVEGTLQRSVVFGNVEIGRNTLIKNSVIMPGARIGKNAIIENAIVGEEAQIKDGAFVKGSTDMIFVVGPHEVVASKPGIRSQPSRLLQEVYEKTGTGRLRAGGLLS